The segment GGAAATCGAGCATTAGCTCATCTTCAAGGTAGGCCTGCAACCTGTCGTTTATTTTTACCGGGCCAACACCAGCCGGGGTTCCTGTAAAAATCAAATCTCCTGTCCGCAGGGTAAAAAAGCGGGAAACATATTCTATGATACGATCGACTGAAAAAATCATATCTTTTGTGTTTCCTGATTGTACGGTTTCCCCGTTTAGATCCAGACGGAAATTAATCAGCTGAACATTGGAGAACCTGTCTTTATTTACAAACTTACTGATGGGTGCCGAACCCTCAAATGCCTTGGCTATTTCCCAGGGTAATCCTTTTTCCTTGCAGCGCCTTTGTAAATCGCGGGCAGTAAAATCAATGCCCAACCCAATTTCATCGTAATAGCGGTGCGCAAATTTTTGTGCAATGGTTTTCCCAAGCCTGTTGATTTTTACGACTACTTCTGTTTCGTATTGAATGTCCTTCGAAAAATCAGGATAATAGAAGGGCCTGTTGTTCTTGATTATAGACGTGTCCGGTTTTAAGAAAAATACAGGAGTTTCGGGGACAGGATTGTTCAATTCATGAGCGTGCTCTATGTAATTCCGTCCTATGCAGATAATTTTCATCGCAGAAGATTTAGCGCATTGACAATCAGAATATTATTTCTGATTGTCAATACAAAATATAAATTTAGATCCG is part of the Bacteroidota bacterium genome and harbors:
- a CDS encoding fumarylacetoacetate hydrolase family protein, with protein sequence MKIICIGRNYIEHAHELNNPVPETPVFFLKPDTSIIKNNRPFYYPDFSKDIQYETEVVVKINRLGKTIAQKFAHRYYDEIGLGIDFTARDLQRRCKEKGLPWEIAKAFEGSAPISKFVNKDRFSNVQLINFRLDLNGETVQSGNTKDMIFSVDRIIEYVSRFFTLRTGDLIFTGTPAGVGPVKINDRLQAYLEDELMLDFLIK